TACCGCGCATCAGTTTTGTTTCCGGGTCAAAGAGGTTCCGGTAGTTCTGGGAGCGTTTAGCGAAACGGGCGATTTCTTCTTTAGGCCTGTTGAGCGCTTTTGCCAGCTGGTAGATGGTGAAGTCATCGTAGGCATATTCCAGTGTGCGGGCGGCGTTTTCGTTCACGTCCACATCGTAGGGCACGTAACCAAGTTCATTGTAGTATTTCACGCCTTTGCGGCCAACAGAAGTCAGCGGGCCTTCGTTCTCTGTATTTTTCAGGATCGCTTCATACAGGGTGTTGATGTCATAGCCGCGGATACCTTTCAGGTAGGCGTCAGCGATGAGGGAAGCGGAGTTGGAGCCGATCATACAATCGCGGTGACCGGGACTGGCCCATTCAGGCAGCCAGCCGCTTTCCTTGTAGGCGTTGGCCAGGCCTTCCATGATATGGGAACTGAGCGAAGGGTACATCAGCGTAAAGAAAGGATGTACCGCACGGAAGGTATCCCAGAAACCGTTGTCAGTAAACATATAACCGGGCAATACCTGACCGTTGAACGGGCTGTAATGCACCACTTCGTTTTTCGCATTGATTTCATAGAATTTGCGGGGGAACAGCATGGTCCGGTACAGGGAAGAGTAGAAGGTGCTTACCTGATCGGAAGTCCCGCCTTCCACTGACAGCCGGCCCAGTTCCTTGTTCCAGGTGTCTTTTGCTTTCTGGCGGGTAACATCGAACGCGTCTTTGCCTACTTCACGCTGGAGGTTCAGTTCCGCCTGTTCAAAGCTGATGAAGGATGATGCCGTTCTGGCCACCACCTGTTCTCCTCTCTTTGTTTTGAAGCCCACTACTGCGCCGGCATGGTCGGCTTGCAGCTCAAGCTGGTCTTTCAGCAGGGTGGAGTCGCGCCAGGCTGAGGCAACGGTAAATGGTTTATCAAAATAGATAACAAAATAGTTTTTGAAGTTGGACGGTACGCCACCGCTGTTTTTGGTGGTATAACCGATGATCTTCTGTTCTTTGGGTAATATTTTAATATAGGAGCCTTTATCAAATGCGTCTACCACTACGAAGGCGCTGTCTGTGGTTGGGAAGGTAAAACGCAGCTGGGCAGCCCGTTCTGTGGGGGTGATTTCGGTGGTCACGTCCGCATCTGCCAGGTATACGCTGTAATAGTAGGGTTTGGCCACTTCCGTTTTATGGGAGAACCAGCTGGCCCTTTTGTTCTGGTCAAATTTCAGGCTACCGGTAACGGGCATCACTGCAAACTGGCCATAGTCGTTGATCCAGGGAGAGGGCTGGTGTGTTTGTTTAAAGCCCCTGATTTTATCGGCAGTGTACTGATAGGCCCATCCGTTGCCCATGACGTTTGTCTGGGGCATCCAGAAGTTCATCCCCCATGGCAGGGC
The Chitinophaga varians genome window above contains:
- a CDS encoding GH92 family glycosyl hydrolase, encoding MKKVGMLAAALLCLHGAQSQTVYKVAEPVEWVNTLMGTDSKVSLSNGNTYPAIALPWGMNFWMPQTNVMGNGWAYQYTADKIRGFKQTHQPSPWINDYGQFAVMPVTGSLKFDQNKRASWFSHKTEVAKPYYYSVYLADADVTTEITPTERAAQLRFTFPTTDSAFVVVDAFDKGSYIKILPKEQKIIGYTTKNSGGVPSNFKNYFVIYFDKPFTVASAWRDSTLLKDQLELQADHAGAVVGFKTKRGEQVVARTASSFISFEQAELNLQREVGKDAFDVTRQKAKDTWNKELGRLSVEGGTSDQVSTFYSSLYRTMLFPRKFYEINAKNEVVHYSPFNGQVLPGYMFTDNGFWDTFRAVHPFFTLMYPSLSSHIMEGLANAYKESGWLPEWASPGHRDCMIGSNSASLIADAYLKGIRGYDINTLYEAILKNTENEGPLTSVGRKGVKYYNELGYVPYDVDVNENAARTLEYAYDDFTIYQLAKALNRPKEEIARFAKRSQNYRNLFDPETKLMRGKNKDGRFQSPFNPFKWGDAFTEGNSWHYTWSVFHDVQGLAGLMGGRESFANMLDSVFKMAPVYDESYYGTVIHEIREMQIMNMGQYAHGNQPIQHMIYLYNYAGQPWKTQYWIRQVMERLYKATPDGYCGDEDNGQTSAWYVFSAMGFYPVCPGTQQYVLGTPLFAKLTMTLEDGKKMVIEAPGNSAKNLYVQQASLNGQPYTKNWISHQDLQKGGKLTFRMGATPEKSRGTQPAAFPYSYSTDNK